Genomic segment of Aminivibrio sp.:
AGGCCCACCCGGCGTGGATGCAAAGGGAGGGGCCCAGGGCGGTGCTGACCGTTACCCTCTGCTGCGCCTACGTGCTGCTTCTCGGACGGGTGCCCTACATGGCGGCCACCGCCGCCTTCATCACAGGCTTCATTCTTCTCTTCCGGGGCGCCGGTATTCTGAAGGCCCTCTTCATCGGCGGAGCCGCGTCCGTTTCCATCTGGTTCGTCTTCTACAAAATCTTCGCCGTCTTTCTGCCCTGAGGGAGGGATGCCGCCATGTCCATTTTCGTTCTGTTCTCCGAATTTATGAAACTGATGAATCCCTCCAGCATCTTCAACGCCTTCTGGGCCACCGGGTTCGGCATCATCGTCGGCATGCTCCCGGGCCTCACGGCCACCATGGGAGTGGCCCTCCTTACGGGGCTCACCTTCCGCTTTATGCCCGAGCAGGCCATGGTTGTCCTCATCTCAACCTACGTGGGGTCCATCTACGGGGGCAGCCGGTCGGCCATCCTCCTCAACATCCCGGGGACGCCCGCCAACGCCGCCACCTGTCTTGACGGCAACCCCCTCGCCCGCAGGGGAGAGGCGGGATACGCCATCGGCCTGGCCACCACAGCATCGGGAATCGGCACCTTCTTCGGTCTGGTCTGCCTCTCCGTCTTCTCGCCGCTTTTGGGAAAGATCGCCCTCCAGTTCGGATCGTGGGAGTTCTTCGTCCTCTCCATCTTCGGCATTGTCATCTGCGGCAACCTCACCGCCCCCAAAGACCCCCTGAAGGGGTGGATCGCCGGCATCGCTGGGCTGCTGCTCTCCCAGGTGGGGCAGGACCCTATCCAGGCCCTCCCGCGCTTCACCTTCGGCCAGCTCCAGCTCATGGGAGGCCTGTCCCTCATCCCCGTCCTCGTGGGAGCCTACGGTGTGGGCGAGATTATCGAGGTCATGCAGCGCCCCCGGGACTACACCGTCCGCACGAAGGTCCAGCAGGTCATCCCGCCCCTCAGGGACCTCTTCCGGTACTGGAAGACCATTCTGCGCTCCGGCATCATCGGCGTTCTCGTGGGGGCCATCCCCGGCGTGGGGGAGGACACGGCCTCGTGGATCTCCTATGACACCGCCAAGCGGTTCAGCGATCATCCCGAGGAGTTCGGCAAGGGGTCCCACGAAGGCCTCATCGCCGCCGAGACGGCGAACAACGCCTGCATCGGCGGAGCCATCATTCCGGTGCTCACCCTCGCCGTTCCCGGAAGCGCTCCGGCAGCGGTCCTCCTGGCCGCCATGTGGCTCCACGGCATTCGCCCCGGCCCGCTGCTGCCCATCGAGCAGCCCTTCTTCATCGGCACCGTCACCGCCATCTTCCTGCTGTCCACCATCGCCATGGTGGTCCTGGGCCTCTCCCTTGTCCGCCCACTGGTGAAGGTGCTCCAGGTGCCCCGGATGATCCTCATGCCCTTGGTCTTCACCCTCTGCTGCGTAGGCTCCTTCGCCGTGAACGGGCGGCTCTTCGACGTGTACCTCATGTTCCTCTTCGGGATCCTGGGGTACTTCATGCGGCGCAACGACTTTCCAGCCGCCCCCATGGTTTTGGGCTTCATCCTCGGCCCCATGGCGGACGACAACTTCCGGCGGGCCATGATCATCACCGGAGGGGACCTGTCCCCCTTCTTCACCCGCCCCATCTCGATCATACTCTGGCTGCTTACCCTCGCTGTCATCCTCAGCAGAAGCACCCTCTTCCGGAAGATGATCCGGAGCCTGAAAAAATAACGAAGGAGGAATGAACCTCATGAAAAAAGTGAGAATCGGAATGGTCGGCGCGGGATTCATCTCCCGCATCCACCTGGAAGCCTACAAGCGGGTCTACGGGCTTCAGGCCTCGGTGGAGGCCGTCTGCGCCCGCAGCGCCGGCACGAAGGACTTTGCCGCTGCCTACGGCATCCCGAAGGTGTACTCCGACTATCATGACCTCATGAAAGATCCCGACATCGACGTGGTGGACATTTGCACCCCGCCCCAGCTCCACGCCGTCATGATAGAGGAGTTCCTTTCCGCCGGCAAACACGTGATCTCCGAAAAACCCTTCACCGGCTACTTCGGCGCTCCGGGGGACGTGCAGCCCGTGGGGAAGGTCTGCAAGCAGAAAATGTACGACGCCGTCCTCGAGGGGATGGAGCGGACCGCCGACATCGTCCGGAAAAGCGGCAGGCTCTTCTGCTACGCCGAGGACTGGGTCTACGCCCCCGCCGTGGCCAAGGCATCGGAGATACTGAAGAAAACAAGGGACAAGATCCTCTTCCTCAAGGCCGAGGAGAGCCACAGCGGCTCCCACGCCTGGCATGCCGCCGAATGGGCCCGGACCGGCGGAGGCTCCATGATCCGCCAGGGGTGCCACCCTCTCTCGGCGGTCCTTCATCTCAAGAAGACGGAGGCCGAGGCCAGGGGAGAAGCCTTCTCCGTGGAGAGCGTGGTGTGCGACACCGGCGTGGTCACGGAAAAGCTCACGAAGGAAGAGCGAAGGTTCATCGCCGCCAACCCCGTGGACGTGGAGGACTGGTCCATGCTCTCCCTCACCTTCGGCGACGGTACCAAGGCCACCGTCTTCTCCGGCGACTTCGTCACCGGGGGCGTGAGGAATCTCATCGAGTTCAACACCAACACGGGAACCCTGGTCTGCAACATCGCCCCAAACAACGGCATGATGACCTACGCCGCCGACGCCTCCGTGCTGAAGGACGTCTACCTCACCGAGAAGGTGGAGACCACAGCGGGCTGGCAGTACGTCCTCCTGGACGAGGAATCCGCCCGGGGGTACCTCCAGGAGGCCCAGGACTTCATGGAGTGCGTGGCCACGGGCAGGCAGCCCCTCTCCGGGCTCGACCTCGCTTACGAGACCATAAGGATCACCTACGCGGGCTACCTCTCCGCCGAAAAGGGCGCGAGGGTGAAGCTGTAGCCCTCGGGAGAGAAACAATGAACATTCTCGTTTTTGATACGCCCGACGAACTCGCCGCCGCTGCGGCGAAGCGGGGAGGTGAACTTCTCCGGAAAACCGTGGAGGAAAAGGGATGGGCCCGGCTGATGCTCTCCACGGGAGCATCCCAGTTCGGAACCCTCCGGGAACTCGTCTCCCAGCCGGTGGACTGGGCAAAAGTAGAGATGTTCCACCTGGACGAGTACGTCGGACTCCCAAAAAATCACGGAGCAAGCTTCCGCCGGTACCTGCATGAGAGGTTCGTCTCGAAGGTCAACCCCGGCAGGGTCCATTTCGTCAACTGGGAGGGCGATATCGAGCAGAACATGAAGGCCCTCTCGGAGGAGATATCCAAAGCCCCAGTGGACGTGGCCTTCATCGGCATCGGGGAGAACGGCCACATCGCTTTCAACGACCCCCCCGCCGACTTCGAGACGGAAGAACCCTTTCTCCTGGTCACCCTCGACTCTGCCTGCAGACAGCAGCAGGTGGGGGAGGGGTGGTTCCCCACGGTGGACGACGTGCCGAAGCAGGCCATAACGGCTTCGGTCCGCCAGATACTCAAGAGCCGCACCATCCTCGCCTCCGTCCCCTTCAGGGTGAAGGCGGAGGCTGTGCGGAAAACCCTGCAGAGCCCGGTGGACCCGGCAGTCCCGGCGTCAATCCTCAAGACCCACCCGGACGTGACCCTCTACCTCGACCGGGAGTCCGCCTCCCTCGCCGGGGAG
This window contains:
- a CDS encoding tripartite tricarboxylate transporter permease → MSIFVLFSEFMKLMNPSSIFNAFWATGFGIIVGMLPGLTATMGVALLTGLTFRFMPEQAMVVLISTYVGSIYGGSRSAILLNIPGTPANAATCLDGNPLARRGEAGYAIGLATTASGIGTFFGLVCLSVFSPLLGKIALQFGSWEFFVLSIFGIVICGNLTAPKDPLKGWIAGIAGLLLSQVGQDPIQALPRFTFGQLQLMGGLSLIPVLVGAYGVGEIIEVMQRPRDYTVRTKVQQVIPPLRDLFRYWKTILRSGIIGVLVGAIPGVGEDTASWISYDTAKRFSDHPEEFGKGSHEGLIAAETANNACIGGAIIPVLTLAVPGSAPAAVLLAAMWLHGIRPGPLLPIEQPFFIGTVTAIFLLSTIAMVVLGLSLVRPLVKVLQVPRMILMPLVFTLCCVGSFAVNGRLFDVYLMFLFGILGYFMRRNDFPAAPMVLGFILGPMADDNFRRAMIITGGDLSPFFTRPISIILWLLTLAVILSRSTLFRKMIRSLKK
- a CDS encoding Gfo/Idh/MocA family oxidoreductase produces the protein MKKVRIGMVGAGFISRIHLEAYKRVYGLQASVEAVCARSAGTKDFAAAYGIPKVYSDYHDLMKDPDIDVVDICTPPQLHAVMIEEFLSAGKHVISEKPFTGYFGAPGDVQPVGKVCKQKMYDAVLEGMERTADIVRKSGRLFCYAEDWVYAPAVAKASEILKKTRDKILFLKAEESHSGSHAWHAAEWARTGGGSMIRQGCHPLSAVLHLKKTEAEARGEAFSVESVVCDTGVVTEKLTKEERRFIAANPVDVEDWSMLSLTFGDGTKATVFSGDFVTGGVRNLIEFNTNTGTLVCNIAPNNGMMTYAADASVLKDVYLTEKVETTAGWQYVLLDEESARGYLQEAQDFMECVATGRQPLSGLDLAYETIRITYAGYLSAEKGARVKL
- a CDS encoding glucosamine-6-phosphate deaminase, translating into MNILVFDTPDELAAAAAKRGGELLRKTVEEKGWARLMLSTGASQFGTLRELVSQPVDWAKVEMFHLDEYVGLPKNHGASFRRYLHERFVSKVNPGRVHFVNWEGDIEQNMKALSEEISKAPVDVAFIGIGENGHIAFNDPPADFETEEPFLLVTLDSACRQQQVGEGWFPTVDDVPKQAITASVRQILKSRTILASVPFRVKAEAVRKTLQSPVDPAVPASILKTHPDVTLYLDRESASLAGEFLPDRVRGGER